In Desulfofundulus kuznetsovii DSM 6115, the following are encoded in one genomic region:
- a CDS encoding metallophosphoesterase: MKIYAISDLHLSFSRAPDPLNWGDSPEYKPMVEVDESWAAHASRIYENWTRIVTDDDVVLVGGDISWAMRLEEARPDLHFLGLLPGLIVAVQGNHDYWWQSISRVRAMAPPNMRLIQNDHIRLGDLVICGTRGWLCPNGAFFKDEDMKIYRRELIRLRNSLESVQGSAEEIIVMMHYMPTNEKHEYSGFIEIFQEYGVKHVVYGHLHARACRYRLPDQAWGINFYLTSADYLSFTPRLIMNWPPC; this comes from the coding sequence ATGAAAATATATGCTATCAGCGACTTACATTTGTCTTTTTCCAGGGCACCGGATCCGTTAAACTGGGGGGACAGTCCGGAGTATAAGCCCATGGTCGAGGTAGATGAGTCGTGGGCCGCTCATGCATCCCGCATCTACGAAAACTGGACGCGGATCGTTACTGACGACGATGTGGTGCTGGTAGGCGGGGACATCTCCTGGGCTATGCGTTTGGAGGAAGCCCGGCCGGACTTGCATTTTCTCGGTTTGCTGCCGGGACTCATAGTAGCCGTCCAGGGCAACCATGATTACTGGTGGCAGAGTATCTCCCGGGTGCGGGCAATGGCTCCTCCTAATATGCGCTTGATCCAGAACGACCACATACGGCTGGGTGATCTGGTCATCTGCGGTACCCGGGGATGGCTGTGTCCCAACGGTGCCTTTTTCAAGGATGAAGATATGAAAATTTACAGGCGCGAACTCATCCGGTTACGGAACTCCCTGGAAAGCGTGCAAGGGTCTGCGGAGGAAATCATTGTCATGATGCATTATATGCCGACCAACGAAAAACACGAATACAGTGGATTTATCGAAATTTTTCAGGAGTACGGCGTAAAACACGTAGTTTACGGCCACCTGCATGCCCGGGCCTGCCGTTACCGTTTGCCCGATCAGGCCTGGGGGATTAACTTTTATCTCACCAGCGCCGACTATTTATCTTTCACACCGCGCCTGATTATGAATTGGCCCCCTTGTTAA
- a CDS encoding SLC13 family permease codes for MLATGVFLLSYVLIIAEKIHRTVVALSGGAILILAGIISQEEAVKAIDFNTIGLLVGMMLIVSITRHSGVFEYLAIKAARLARGEPAAIMVYLATVTAILSAFLDNVTTVLLIVPVTFAIAGQLKINPWPFLIAEVLASNIGGTATLIGDPPNIMIGSAARLGFVDFLVSLTPVVVVIHLFTVAGLWLIYRRQLVVSPELKAEIMQLDENEQIKDGVLLRKSLAVLALTILGFLVHQYLHLESATIALAGASLLLLITREDPAYVLQAVEWPVIFFFVGLFILVGGLVETGVIETLARESLQFTGGRLTATAMLILWLSAIASAFIDNIPFVATMIPLIQDMGRLGHLPSLLPLWWALSLGACLGGNGTLIGASANVVVAGMAEKRGVFISFVDFMKVAFPLMIISIIISTLYLWLFYLQ; via the coding sequence ATGCTGGCCACCGGTGTTTTCCTGCTCAGTTACGTCTTGATTATCGCGGAAAAAATTCACCGCACCGTAGTGGCCCTGTCGGGCGGGGCCATTCTGATCCTGGCCGGAATCATTTCCCAGGAAGAGGCAGTGAAGGCCATTGATTTTAATACCATCGGCCTTCTGGTGGGCATGATGCTTATTGTGAGCATTACCCGTCATTCCGGAGTTTTTGAATACCTGGCCATCAAAGCAGCCAGGCTGGCCCGGGGGGAACCGGCGGCCATTATGGTTTACCTGGCCACTGTCACCGCCATTCTTTCAGCCTTCCTGGATAACGTGACCACGGTACTGCTGATCGTGCCGGTAACCTTTGCCATTGCCGGGCAGCTAAAAATCAATCCCTGGCCCTTTCTTATTGCCGAAGTGCTGGCATCCAATATCGGCGGGACGGCCACTTTAATTGGAGACCCGCCCAACATTATGATCGGCAGTGCGGCGCGCCTGGGGTTTGTTGATTTTCTGGTCAGTCTTACGCCGGTGGTGGTGGTGATTCACCTCTTTACTGTGGCGGGCCTGTGGCTAATTTACCGGCGACAACTGGTGGTATCCCCGGAATTGAAAGCTGAAATCATGCAGCTGGATGAAAATGAGCAGATTAAAGACGGGGTGCTTTTGAGAAAATCCCTGGCGGTACTGGCCCTGACCATCCTGGGCTTTCTTGTGCACCAGTATCTGCACCTGGAAAGCGCTACCATCGCCCTGGCCGGAGCCAGTTTGCTGCTGCTAATCACCAGGGAGGATCCCGCCTATGTGTTGCAGGCAGTGGAGTGGCCGGTCATCTTTTTCTTTGTCGGCCTGTTTATCCTGGTGGGGGGACTGGTAGAGACGGGGGTAATCGAAACCCTGGCCAGGGAATCCCTGCAGTTTACCGGCGGCAGGTTGACTGCCACGGCCATGCTCATCCTCTGGCTTTCGGCTATTGCTTCCGCTTTTATAGATAACATTCCCTTTGTGGCCACCATGATCCCTTTAATCCAGGACATGGGCCGCCTGGGTCACCTGCCGTCCCTACTGCCCCTCTGGTGGGCCCTTTCCCTGGGGGCCTGCCTGGGGGGAAACGGGACACTCATCGGGGCTTCGGCCAATGTGGTGGTGGCCGGTATGGCCGAAAAAAGGGGGGTCTTCATAAGTTTTGTGGACTTTATGAAAGTAGCCTTTCCTTTGATGATTATATCTATTATCATCTCCACCCTTTACCTGTGGCTGTTTTACCTGCAGTAA
- a CDS encoding glycosyltransferase family 4 protein — MRIAMLHWAFPPIIGGVESHLAMLCPELARYGCHVSLLTGSTLEGEVDYTWRGLRILRRRLMDLNSLDAKQIMDRKNDIRRLIGDFIQQVHPDIIHAHNMHYFSPAHLEALLEAKKRGGIPLVLTAHNVWSDSVWEEMCCHAAEWDAVIAVSHYIKKELVKAGFPEDRITVVHHGIDLERFRPPTKEDLQKAWETYPELKGKRVIFHPARMSYDKGCHISIKAFKLVKEQFPDALLVLAGTEKTVDWGSKQHEHVSRIKRLITELELEGDVFIQFFSWDEIPLMYQAAEICIYPSCFEEPFGLAMLESLATGRPMIVSRAGGMPEVIQDDINGYVVPMHDHEALAERCCHLLANPQKARQMGETGRQMVEKNFTREVMTARTLQVYGKALASYLRKQKQIA, encoded by the coding sequence GTGAGAATTGCTATGTTACACTGGGCTTTTCCCCCGATTATCGGCGGGGTGGAAAGCCATCTGGCCATGCTGTGTCCAGAGCTTGCCCGCTACGGTTGCCATGTAAGCCTTCTCACCGGGTCCACCCTGGAAGGAGAGGTGGATTACACCTGGCGGGGATTAAGGATCTTACGCCGCAGGCTAATGGATCTGAACAGCCTGGATGCAAAACAAATCATGGACAGAAAAAACGATATTCGCCGGTTGATTGGCGATTTTATCCAGCAAGTTCACCCTGACATTATCCACGCCCATAATATGCATTACTTCAGTCCGGCCCATCTTGAGGCTCTGCTGGAAGCAAAGAAGCGCGGGGGAATCCCCCTGGTACTAACGGCCCATAACGTCTGGTCCGACTCCGTCTGGGAAGAAATGTGCTGTCATGCCGCCGAATGGGATGCGGTAATTGCGGTGAGCCATTACATCAAGAAAGAACTGGTTAAAGCCGGTTTTCCGGAAGACAGGATTACCGTGGTACACCACGGCATCGATCTGGAAAGATTTAGACCGCCTACCAAAGAGGATCTACAAAAGGCATGGGAAACTTATCCAGAACTAAAAGGCAAAAGGGTAATCTTCCACCCGGCACGCATGAGTTACGATAAGGGCTGCCATATAAGCATCAAGGCCTTCAAGCTTGTCAAGGAACAATTCCCGGATGCCCTGCTGGTGCTGGCCGGTACGGAAAAAACCGTGGACTGGGGCAGCAAGCAACACGAGCACGTATCCAGGATCAAACGGCTGATTACGGAACTGGAGCTGGAAGGGGATGTTTTTATCCAGTTCTTCTCCTGGGATGAAATACCGTTGATGTACCAGGCCGCCGAAATTTGTATCTACCCCTCCTGCTTTGAGGAACCCTTCGGCCTGGCCATGCTGGAATCCCTGGCCACAGGTCGCCCCATGATAGTCAGCCGGGCCGGTGGTATGCCCGAGGTAATCCAGGATGATATCAACGGCTACGTGGTACCGATGCACGATCACGAGGCTTTAGCTGAAAGGTGCTGCCATTTGCTGGCTAACCCCCAGAAAGCCCGGCAAATGGGTGAAACAGGACGGCAAATGGTGGAAAAAAACTTTACCCGCGAAGTCATGACCGCCCGTACACTCCAGGTTTACGGTAAAGCACTGGCCTCTTACCTGCGTAAGCAAAAACAAATTGCCTAG
- the adhE gene encoding bifunctional acetaldehyde-CoA/alcohol dehydrogenase, translating into MAEQGNFPEIDALVERANQAAREFARLDQEAVDRIVLNMALAGLDKHMELARMAVEETGRGVYEDKATKNIFATEAVYHSIKYAKTVGVIEDNEEEGYLEVAEPVGVVAAVVPVTNPTSTTMFKSLICAKTRNPVIFSFHPGAQRCSAAAAKIMLEAAVAAGAPANCISWLENPNYDTTGYLMRHPGVALIVATGGAGLVRAAYSTGKPALGVGPGNVPCYIEKTANLRRAVTDLIMSKTFDNGLICASEQSVIIDREVADQVMDLMKENGCYFLNDEETRLLEELAVEQGNCTLNPRVAGQSARRIAEMAGFAVPPDTRVLVVRLAGVGPEYPLSMEKLSPILSCYIVESFAEGLELCEKVVEFGGLGHTAVIHSEDQKVIEEFSRRIRTGRIIVNSPATHGAIGDIYNVNVPSFTLGCGSMGSNSTTSNVSVENLINIKRVAKRRAKLQWFRVPERIYFEPGSIQYLRKLPGVDRAFIVTDPEIKRLGFVDKVLYHLNHRNNRVVTEVFYEVEPDPSVETVRRGCAVMNRFRPDTIIAVGGGSAIDAAKAMWLFYEHPEVEFEFLKLKFMDIRKRTYKYPKLGRKAQLVAIPTTSGTGSEVTAFAVITNKGEQVKYPLADYELTPDVAIIDPDFARTMPDRVAADTGMDVLTHALEAYVSVMASDYTDAMAAKAVELVFHYLPRSYRNARDHKAREKMHNASCIAGMAFTNAFLGINHAMAHQLGSAFHIPHGRANAVLLPYVVAYNASRPTKFVSFPQYEYFHAPEKYWQLARLLDLPAGTVEEGVRSLIGAIFRLLRELDMPLTVADLGIERAVYERRIPEMADRAFADQTATTNPRFPLVAELADLYRLAYGPPLSREVGEGLLDFSLLQGYRDGMAVPWPFRDGDAPEIRPENPLQ; encoded by the coding sequence GTGGCTGAGCAGGGAAATTTTCCTGAAATTGACGCCCTGGTGGAAAGGGCCAACCAGGCGGCCCGGGAATTTGCCCGCCTGGATCAGGAGGCGGTGGACCGCATTGTGCTCAATATGGCCCTGGCCGGGCTGGACAAGCATATGGAACTGGCCCGCATGGCTGTGGAAGAAACGGGCCGGGGTGTTTATGAAGACAAGGCGACCAAAAACATTTTTGCCACGGAGGCGGTTTATCATAGCATTAAATACGCCAAAACCGTGGGTGTCATAGAAGACAATGAGGAAGAGGGGTACCTGGAAGTGGCCGAGCCCGTGGGAGTGGTGGCTGCCGTGGTGCCCGTAACCAATCCCACTTCCACCACCATGTTTAAGTCCCTGATCTGCGCCAAAACCCGGAACCCGGTGATCTTCAGCTTCCATCCGGGAGCCCAGCGTTGCAGCGCCGCGGCGGCCAAGATCATGCTGGAAGCGGCGGTTGCTGCCGGGGCCCCCGCAAACTGCATTTCCTGGCTGGAAAACCCCAACTACGACACCACGGGCTATTTAATGCGGCACCCCGGCGTGGCCTTGATTGTGGCCACCGGGGGGGCCGGGCTGGTGCGGGCGGCCTACAGTACCGGGAAGCCCGCCCTTGGCGTGGGGCCGGGAAACGTGCCCTGCTACATTGAAAAGACCGCCAATTTGAGGCGGGCGGTAACAGACCTGATCATGAGCAAGACCTTTGACAACGGTTTAATCTGTGCTTCCGAACAAAGTGTGATCATTGACCGGGAAGTGGCCGACCAGGTTATGGACCTCATGAAGGAAAATGGCTGCTATTTCCTGAATGATGAGGAAACCCGCCTGCTGGAAGAATTGGCCGTGGAACAGGGGAATTGTACATTAAATCCCCGGGTGGCCGGGCAATCGGCCCGGAGGATTGCGGAGATGGCCGGTTTTGCTGTGCCGCCGGACACAAGGGTCCTGGTAGTTCGCCTGGCCGGGGTGGGGCCGGAATACCCCCTGTCCATGGAAAAGTTAAGCCCCATCCTCTCCTGCTATATCGTGGAAAGTTTTGCCGAAGGGTTGGAGTTATGTGAAAAAGTGGTGGAATTTGGCGGGCTGGGCCACACGGCGGTCATTCATTCCGAAGATCAAAAAGTCATTGAAGAGTTCTCCCGCCGCATTCGCACCGGGAGGATTATCGTCAATTCGCCGGCCACACACGGGGCCATCGGGGATATCTACAACGTGAACGTGCCTTCCTTTACCCTGGGCTGCGGCTCTATGGGCAGCAATTCCACCACTTCCAATGTCAGTGTGGAAAACCTGATCAACATTAAGCGGGTGGCCAAGCGCCGGGCTAAGCTGCAATGGTTCCGGGTTCCCGAACGGATCTATTTTGAACCCGGTTCTATACAGTATTTGCGCAAACTCCCCGGGGTGGACAGGGCCTTTATCGTCACCGACCCGGAGATTAAGCGTCTGGGTTTTGTGGACAAGGTGCTTTATCATCTAAACCACCGCAATAACCGGGTGGTTACCGAGGTCTTTTACGAGGTGGAACCGGACCCCTCGGTAGAAACGGTGCGCCGGGGATGTGCGGTGATGAACCGGTTTCGTCCTGACACCATTATTGCCGTGGGAGGCGGTTCGGCCATTGACGCTGCCAAGGCCATGTGGCTTTTTTATGAACACCCGGAAGTGGAGTTTGAGTTTCTCAAACTCAAGTTTATGGATATTCGCAAGCGCACTTACAAGTACCCCAAACTGGGGCGCAAGGCGCAGCTGGTGGCCATACCCACCACCAGTGGCACCGGTTCGGAAGTAACGGCCTTTGCCGTCATTACCAACAAGGGCGAGCAGGTGAAATATCCCCTGGCCGATTACGAACTCACACCCGACGTGGCCATTATTGACCCGGATTTTGCCCGCACCATGCCTGACAGGGTGGCGGCCGACACGGGTATGGACGTGCTTACCCACGCCCTGGAGGCCTACGTTTCGGTAATGGCCTCGGATTATACCGATGCCATGGCGGCCAAGGCCGTAGAACTGGTCTTTCACTACCTGCCCCGTTCTTACCGGAATGCCCGGGACCACAAAGCCCGGGAAAAAATGCACAATGCCTCCTGTATTGCGGGTATGGCTTTTACCAATGCGTTTCTAGGCATCAATCACGCCATGGCCCACCAGCTGGGGTCAGCCTTTCACATTCCGCACGGCCGTGCCAATGCCGTCCTGCTACCCTACGTGGTGGCTTACAATGCCAGCCGGCCGACCAAATTTGTTTCCTTTCCCCAGTACGAATACTTCCACGCCCCGGAGAAATACTGGCAGCTGGCCCGGTTGCTGGATTTGCCTGCAGGTACGGTGGAAGAGGGGGTGAGGAGCCTCATTGGAGCCATCTTCCGGCTGTTAAGGGAACTGGACATGCCCCTTACCGTGGCGGATCTGGGTATTGAACGGGCAGTATATGAGCGCAGAATCCCCGAAATGGCCGACCGGGCCTTTGCCGATCAGACCGCCACCACCAACCCCCGTTTCCCTCTGGTGGCCGAACTGGCCGACCTTTACCGTCTGGCCTACGGTCCCCCGTTGTCCCGGGAAGTGGGTGAGGGGCTTTTAGATTTTTCCCTCCTTCAGGGGTACAGGGATGGTATGGCCGTCCCCTGGCCTTTCCGGGACGGGGATGCTCCGGAAATCAGGCCGGAAAATCCGTTACAGTGA
- a CDS encoding pyridoxal phosphate-dependent aminotransferase, producing the protein MTISKKIAGFLSQASWIRKMFEEGERLRAIYGADKVYDFTLGNPDVEPPAAFKEELRKLAANPIPGMHRYMSNAGYEETRRAVAEVLAEETGLPFRARHVVMTVGAGGGLNVVLKTLLDQGDEVIVLVPYFVEYRFYVDNHGGVIKEVPTGPDFQPDLAALEKAITSRTKAVIINSPNNPTGVVYGAGCLAELGKLLDKKGEELGTTIYLISDEPYAKIIYDGIELPSVFHFTRNSIVVTSHSKDLALPGERIGYTAVHPEISEGDLLLEGLVFCNRTLGFVNAPALMQRLVAKLQREKVDIAAYQEKRDLLYNHLVSLGFEMVKPQGAFYLFPRSPLPDDLEFARLAQKHNILVVPGSGFGLPGYFRISYCISKQIILNSLPAWTQLARELGLL; encoded by the coding sequence GTGACAATAAGCAAAAAGATTGCCGGATTTCTTTCCCAGGCTTCCTGGATCCGCAAAATGTTTGAAGAGGGAGAGCGGTTGCGCGCTATTTACGGTGCCGACAAGGTGTATGATTTTACCCTGGGTAATCCCGACGTGGAACCTCCGGCGGCCTTTAAAGAGGAACTACGCAAACTGGCCGCAAACCCCATCCCGGGGATGCATCGCTACATGAGCAACGCCGGCTACGAGGAAACCCGCCGGGCAGTAGCTGAAGTGCTGGCTGAAGAAACGGGGTTGCCTTTCCGCGCCCGGCACGTGGTAATGACCGTGGGTGCCGGGGGAGGGTTAAACGTAGTATTAAAAACTCTGCTGGATCAGGGGGACGAGGTCATTGTATTAGTTCCCTATTTCGTTGAGTACCGTTTTTACGTGGATAACCATGGCGGGGTTATTAAAGAGGTGCCCACGGGCCCGGACTTTCAACCGGATCTGGCGGCCCTGGAAAAAGCCATTACCTCCAGGACCAAGGCAGTGATCATTAATTCACCCAATAACCCCACGGGGGTGGTATACGGGGCCGGCTGCCTGGCGGAGCTGGGAAAGCTTCTGGATAAAAAAGGGGAAGAGCTGGGCACTACCATTTATTTAATTTCCGATGAACCCTATGCCAAAATAATTTACGATGGGATAGAATTACCCAGCGTCTTCCATTTCACCCGCAACAGTATCGTGGTTACTTCCCACAGCAAGGACCTGGCCCTGCCCGGTGAGCGCATTGGGTATACTGCCGTTCACCCGGAGATTAGCGAAGGAGACCTGCTGCTGGAAGGGCTGGTTTTCTGCAACCGCACCCTGGGATTTGTTAACGCCCCCGCGCTGATGCAGCGGCTGGTGGCCAAATTGCAGCGGGAAAAGGTGGACATTGCCGCCTACCAGGAAAAACGCGACCTGTTGTATAATCACCTGGTTTCCCTGGGCTTCGAGATGGTAAAACCCCAGGGGGCCTTTTACCTGTTCCCTCGCTCTCCCCTGCCCGACGACCTGGAATTCGCCCGGCTTGCCCAAAAACATAATATTCTGGTGGTACCGGGGAGCGGTTTTGGTTTGCCGGGTTACTTCCGCATCTCCTATTGCATAAGCAAACAAATAATCCTCAATTCTTTGCCCGCCTGGACACAACTGGCCCGGGAACTTGGCCTTTTGTAA
- a CDS encoding RrF2 family transcriptional regulator, with product MRLNQATDYAFRAVLYLAQLPPGEVVEAQVIARRECIPMRFLLKILRLLTKAGIVDSYRGVGGGYALARPPAEITLLDVLVAVEGPVQINRCLVDAEFCSKQGPPHCPVHRVLGSIQETLVQEFKRYNFAQLAGGSPGSR from the coding sequence ATGAGGCTTAATCAGGCTACAGATTACGCTTTTCGAGCCGTGCTCTATCTGGCCCAGTTACCCCCTGGAGAGGTGGTCGAAGCGCAGGTCATCGCCAGGCGGGAATGTATACCCATGCGTTTCTTGTTGAAAATTTTACGCCTGCTCACCAAGGCGGGCATCGTAGATTCCTACCGCGGCGTGGGGGGAGGCTACGCCCTGGCCCGGCCGCCCGCGGAAATCACCCTGTTGGACGTGTTGGTGGCCGTGGAGGGACCGGTACAAATAAACCGTTGCCTGGTGGACGCGGAATTTTGCAGCAAGCAGGGGCCTCCCCACTGTCCCGTGCACCGGGTCCTGGGATCCATCCAGGAAACCCTCGTCCAGGAATTTAAGCGCTACAACTTTGCCCAGCTGGCCGGCGGCTCACCGGGATCCCGTTAA
- a CDS encoding glutaredoxin family protein, with protein MGDYHVILYVSPHCDNCQKARQFLENRGINYEEKSIRDPGARGELRYKTGRIECPTIDVDGHIVVGYLPEKWDHLLAEEPLRMT; from the coding sequence TTGGGGGATTATCATGTAATCCTTTACGTGTCGCCCCACTGTGACAATTGCCAAAAGGCAAGGCAGTTTCTAGAAAACAGAGGGATTAACTACGAAGAAAAAAGCATTCGAGATCCCGGAGCAAGGGGGGAATTGCGCTACAAGACCGGGCGCATCGAGTGCCCCACCATCGATGTGGACGGTCATATCGTGGTGGGCTACTTACCGGAAAAATGGGATCACCTCCTCGCGGAAGAACCCTTGCGGATGACTTAG
- the ylbJ gene encoding sporulation integral membrane protein YlbJ, giving the protein MQKHQETIRLFWTACALLFVLGMITQPQTVYEGAVYGLGAWWNIVFPSLLPFFIVSELLMNFGVVHFMGVLLEPVMRPLFNVPGAGSFVLAIGYTSGYPIGAMVTARLRAQKLCTRIEAERLMSFTNNSSPLFMLVAVAVGMFHNASLGPLIAGAHYLANLTLGLALRFYGRRDPEVLPRPVADRNTWILKRALAEMVTQQHQDKRTPGQIIGDAVKNAINNLLNIGGFIILFAVIIRLLTQAGFIGLLARALGLVLVPLGLSPAVLPALASGIFEMTTGTKLASEAAAPLLHQLIAVAMILAWSGLSIQAQAASMIAGTDIRIGPFILVRAAHAILAAFYTCLMFGPAEALTRSLIQPVFAPFLATAQPVSLWSASLISLFLLLLSMGIMIMLAVVLVILTHVRVIILRPR; this is encoded by the coding sequence ATGCAAAAACACCAGGAAACCATACGTCTGTTCTGGACGGCCTGCGCCCTCCTGTTTGTTTTAGGCATGATTACGCAGCCCCAAACCGTCTATGAAGGAGCCGTTTACGGCCTTGGTGCCTGGTGGAATATAGTATTCCCTTCCCTTCTGCCCTTTTTCATCGTCTCCGAACTGCTCATGAATTTTGGGGTCGTGCATTTTATGGGTGTTCTTCTGGAACCGGTAATGCGCCCCCTTTTTAACGTCCCCGGTGCGGGGTCCTTTGTCCTGGCCATTGGTTATACCAGTGGCTACCCCATCGGAGCCATGGTCACCGCCCGCCTGCGGGCACAAAAGTTATGCACAAGAATTGAAGCCGAACGGCTGATGTCTTTTACCAACAACTCCAGCCCCCTATTTATGCTGGTGGCCGTAGCAGTAGGCATGTTTCACAACGCCTCCCTGGGGCCCCTCATTGCCGGTGCCCATTACCTGGCCAATCTTACCCTTGGCCTGGCTTTGCGTTTTTATGGCCGCCGCGACCCGGAGGTGCTCCCCCGGCCCGTGGCCGACAGGAATACCTGGATTTTAAAACGGGCACTGGCCGAAATGGTCACCCAACAGCACCAGGATAAACGTACCCCGGGCCAGATTATTGGCGATGCCGTAAAAAATGCCATCAATAATCTTTTAAACATCGGCGGTTTTATTATTCTTTTTGCCGTGATTATTCGCCTGCTTACTCAAGCTGGTTTCATCGGCTTATTGGCCCGGGCATTAGGGCTGGTACTGGTGCCTCTCGGTCTCTCGCCGGCAGTACTTCCGGCCCTGGCCAGCGGGATTTTTGAAATGACCACAGGGACCAAGCTCGCTTCGGAAGCAGCTGCTCCTTTGCTTCACCAGTTGATAGCCGTCGCCATGATTCTGGCCTGGAGCGGCCTGTCCATACAGGCCCAGGCGGCCAGCATGATCGCCGGAACCGATATCCGCATAGGCCCTTTTATACTGGTTAGGGCAGCCCATGCCATCCTTGCCGCCTTTTATACCTGTCTGATGTTTGGCCCGGCCGAAGCTTTAACCCGGTCCCTGATCCAACCCGTTTTTGCACCATTTCTTGCCACGGCTCAACCCGTTTCCCTTTGGAGCGCAAGCCTTATTTCCCTGTTCCTGCTCCTTTTGTCCATGGGTATCATGATTATGCTGGCCGTGGTGCTGGTCATACTAACCCATGTACGTGTCATTATACTCCGTCCCAGGTAA
- a CDS encoding HAD family hydrolase gives MCIQVALFDLDGTLADSLPLIMHTYRRVFDEMGIPWINDNVMRWIGRPIVDIARHFAGGERAEEFIQRYQHHYHRDHDRYTRLFPGTLEMLQDLRAQGLHLGIVTSKGKTGAWNTLRFTGLDSLMDVVVTAHDVEKHKPLPDPILKALEALRIHPREAVYVGDSHYDIQAGQAAGTLTLGVTWGATPREELERYQPDGLLESWADLKSFLEKANRNCR, from the coding sequence ATGTGCATACAGGTGGCTTTGTTTGATCTGGACGGCACCCTGGCCGACTCCCTACCTCTGATCATGCATACTTACCGGCGGGTATTCGATGAAATGGGCATCCCCTGGATCAATGACAATGTCATGCGCTGGATTGGCCGTCCCATCGTGGACATTGCGCGGCATTTTGCCGGGGGGGAAAGGGCGGAAGAGTTTATCCAGCGCTATCAGCACCACTACCACCGTGATCACGACCGTTATACGCGGCTTTTCCCGGGTACGCTGGAAATGCTCCAGGATCTGCGCGCCCAGGGCTTACATCTGGGCATCGTTACGTCCAAAGGGAAGACCGGTGCCTGGAACACGCTCAGATTTACCGGCCTGGATAGCCTGATGGATGTGGTGGTTACCGCCCATGACGTGGAAAAGCATAAGCCCCTACCCGATCCCATCCTCAAAGCCCTGGAAGCTCTTCGCATCCACCCTCGGGAAGCAGTCTATGTGGGAGACAGCCATTATGATATCCAGGCCGGCCAGGCGGCCGGAACGCTGACCCTGGGTGTCACCTGGGGTGCGACCCCCCGGGAGGAATTGGAACGTTATCAACCCGACGGGCTGCTGGAATCCTGGGCGGATTTAAAGTCGTTTCTAGAGAAAGCTAATAGAAACTGCCGCTGA
- a CDS encoding ATP-binding protein, producing MPKRQIVRIDEEKCTGCGLCVTPCAEGAIQIVDGKARVVREELCDGAGFCIGVCPAGALSIEEREAPAFSEEAVHEHLKNKEKTYLTQTCFRCGNTEDRIPLLPCRYRGESLWVCTRCLPPLIHG from the coding sequence ATGCCTAAACGTCAGATCGTGCGCATAGATGAGGAAAAATGTACCGGTTGCGGTCTGTGTGTGACCCCTTGTGCCGAAGGGGCTATCCAGATTGTGGATGGTAAGGCCCGGGTGGTTCGGGAGGAATTATGCGATGGTGCTGGTTTTTGTATCGGCGTTTGTCCGGCGGGCGCCCTTTCCATTGAAGAGCGGGAAGCGCCGGCCTTTTCCGAAGAGGCCGTCCACGAGCACTTGAAGAATAAGGAAAAAACATACCTTACCCAAACCTGCTTCCGCTGTGGAAACACCGAGGACCGCATTCCCTTGCTCCCTTGCCGGTACCGGGGCGAAAGCCTCTGGGTGTGCACCCGCTGCCTGCCGCCGCTTATTCACGGTTAA